The sequence below is a genomic window from Flagellimonas marinaquae.
CACCACTTGGAAGCTCGAGCTTCATAAGTGCATCGATGGTTTTTGATGAAGAGCTATATATATCCAATAGTCTTTTGTATGAACTTAATTGGAACTGCTCTCTCGATTTTTTATTTACGTGAGGGGAACGCAAAACTGTAAATATTTTCTTGCGTGTTGGCAATGGAATTGGTCCAGTCACCACAGCCCCTGTTGTTTTTACTGTCTTCACGATCTTTTCAGCAGATTTGTCCACCAAATTGTGATCGTAAGATTTCAATTTTATTCTAATTTTTTGACTCATCTTGCTGAAAAATTAAGCGGTTACTCCTTTAGCAGCTTTTACAACTTCCTCTGCAATATTGGAAGGGGTATCGGCATAGTGTGAAAATTCCATTGTTGATGTCGCTCTACCAGAGGACAATGTTCTCAAAGAAGTTACATACCCGAACATTTCGGATAGTGGCACTTCAGCTTTGATAACCTTGGCACCGGCCCTGTCGGACATGTTGTTCACTTGACCCCTTCTACGGTTCAAGTCCCCAACAATATCACCCATATTCTCTTCTGGTGTCAACACCTCCAATTTCATGATTGGCTCCATTATTACCGCTTTTGCTTTCTTAGCAGCCTCCTTATAACCCAATTTGGCAGCCAATTCAAAAGAAAGCTGATCAGAATCCACCGGGTGGAACGAACCATCTTTCAGGGTAATTTTCATAGAATCCATTTCGAAACCGGCCAAAGGACCATTTTTCATAGCCTCTTTGAATCCTTTTTCAACCGATGGCACAAATTCCTTAGGAATGTTACCACCTTTAATTTCGTTCACAAACTCAAGTCCAGATTTTCCTTCCTCGGCAGGTTCCATAGTAAATACGATATCCGCAAATTTACCACGACCACCTGTTTGTTTCTTATATGTTTCCCTATGATCGGCAGTTCCAGTAATAGCCTCTTTGTACTCTACTTGAGGTTGACCCTGGTTCACATCCACCTTGAACTCACGTTTAAGACGGTCGCAAATAATATCCAAGTGAAGCTCGCCCATTCCAGAAATAATGGTCTGACCTGAAGCCTCATCTGTTTTTACCTGGAATGTTGGATCTTCTTCGGCCAATTTAGCCAAAGCCATACCCAATTTATCAACATCAGCCTTTGTTTTTGGCTCCACCGCGATACCGATTACGGGATCAGGGAAATCCATACTCTCCAATACTATCGGAGCATTCTCGGCCGACATGGTATCTCCTGTCTTAATATCTTTGAAACCAACAGCTGCACCAATGTCCCCTGCTTCGATATAATCGATCGAGTTTTGTTTATTGGAGTGCATTTGGTAAATACGGGAAATACGCTCTTTTTTACCTGAACGGTTGTTCAATATATAAGAACCTGCATCCAAACGACCTGAATACGCTCTAAAGAATGCCAAACGACCAACAAAAGGATCGGTAGCAATTTTAAATGCAAGCGCAGCAAAAGGCTCTTTTGGATCCGGCTTTCTTGTAACTTCTTTACCTGTATCCGGATTTACACCAACGATATCATCCTTGTCCAATGGCGATGGCAAGTAACGACAAACAGCATCCAACAAGAACTGAACACCTTTGTTTTTAAACGAAGAACCACAAACCATAGGAATGATAGCCCTATCCATTACAGCGGCACGCAATGCAGCATGCACTTCCTCCTCTGTAATAGAATCCTCATCTTCGAAGAATTTCTCCATCAACTCCTCATCATACTCCGCAACAGCCTCAATAAGGGCAGCTCTATACTCTCTTACCTCTTCCTGCATTTCTGCTGGAATATCAACTACATCAAAGGTAGAACCGAAGTTATCCTCGTGCCAAACAACAGCTCTGTTCTTGGCCAAATCCACGATACCTTTAAAATCCGCTTCCTCGCCAATTGGCAATACAATTGGTACAGCATTCGAACCCAACATTTCTCGAACCTGCTTGCACACATTCAAAAAGTTGGAACCTTGACGGTCCATTTTGTTTACGAATCCAATACGGGGCACTTTGTAATTATCAGCCAATCTCCAGTTGGTTTCCGACTGAGGCTCAACACCATCAACAGCACTGAACAAGAAAACCAAACCATCCAACACACGCAAAGAACGGTTCACCTCGACGGTAAAGTCCACGTGTCCGGGAGTATCTATAATATTAAAGTGATAATCTTTTGTATCTGGCAAAGTCTGTGCATTCTCCATTGGAAACTTCCAAGTACAAGTCGTAGCTGCAGAAGTAATGGTAATACCCCGCTCCTGCTCTTGCTCCATCCAGTCCATGGTAGCTGCACCATCGTGCACCTCTCCGATTTTGTGACTCACACCTGTATAGAAAAGAATACGCTCTGTAGTCGTCGTCTTACCTGCGTCAATGTGTGCCGCAATACCTATGTTCCTTGTATATTTTAAATCTCTTCCCATTGTATTGATTAGAATCTAAAGTGCGAGAATGCTTTATTGGCCTCGGCCATTTTGTGTGTATCTACTCTCTTTTTCACTGCAGCACCTTCTTCTTTGGCCGCTGCCAAAATCTCGGCCGCTAATTTTTGGGCCATAGATTTTTCATTACGTTTTCTAGAAAAACTGATCAACCACTTCATGGCAGTTGAGATTTTTCTATCTGGACGAATTTGCATTGGAATCTGAAATGTAGCACCACCCACTCTTCTACTTCTAACCTCAACGTGCGGCATTACGTTGGAAAGAGCATCTTTCCAAAGCTCCAACCCTGTTTTTTCCTCGTCCGTATTCTTTTCATCGACTATCTCAATGGCATCATAAAATATTTTAAATGCAATTGATTTCTTACCATCCCACATCATCATGTTAACAAAACGCGTAACAAGTTGATCGTTAAATTTTGGATCTGGTAATAACGGTCTCTTTTTTGCCTGCTTTTTTCTCATCGCTTCTTCTTAAAAATGATTAATTTTTAGGGCGCTTTGCACCATACTTAGATCGTCGCTGAGTTCTACCTGCAACACCTGCAGTATCCAGCGCACCCCTAACGATATGATAACGCACACCAGGCAAATCCTTTACTCTCCCACCTCTAACCAATACTATCGAGTGCTCCTGGAGGTTGTGGCCTTCTCCGGGGATGTATGCGTTGACCTCTTTACCGTTAGTCAACCTCACCCTTGCAACTTTACGCATTGCAGAGTTAGGTTTTTTTGGTGTAGTAGTGTAAACACGCGTACAAACCCCTCTTCTTTGAGGACACGAATCCAAAGCAGCCGATTTACTCTTCTTGGTAATTGTGGCCCTTCCTTTTCGTACTAATTGTGAAATTGTTGGCATTAAATTTCTTTTAAAACTAAATAACCCTCTTTTTGAGGGCTGCAAATGTAATGATAATTCCCAATAATTCAAATCCATACCGATTTAATTTTCATCTTAACAGAAAAAAGTTGTGTACCCATTAAACCAATAGAGTCAACATGGAACCACAACAGCAAAATATCACTACCAAACAAAGTGTTTTCATTTGTTTTTTTACCACTCATATATATTAAGGTATACGATAAATTTCAAATCTGTTTATGTTAACATTTCTATAACATATTTCGTTAACATTATTTTTGATTTTACTTCAATCCAATCAAAATACAGTTGATTTAAATATACCGTCCCTTTTTTATGTTAAATCATGTTTATTATGCATTATATAATCATTTTACTTAATTTTTATACATCTATTAATCATACTCAATGATTTTATTGTTATCTAAATTAAATCCATATTCTTAAATATTTTATAAAATTATTTTGGATTATTAACATGAAATTAAGATTTTAGCGATCAGCTAATTCAAATAATTTAACAATGAGAACAAAACTTAATGGATTGTTAACGCTATTATTGGCGTTTGTTGTGCATATATCCTATGCGCAGGACAAGACGATTACAGGTACGGTTACGGATGGCGATGGCCTCCCGCTGCCTGGGGTCAACATTGTCGTTGAAGGGACCTCCACGGGTACCCAAACGGATTTTGATGGGAACTATGCCATCAGCGCAAGTGAAGGCCAAACACTTCTCTTTACCTACATTGGCCAGAGACCCGCAACCAGAACTGTTGGCGCATCCAGCGTAATAAACGTTCAGATGGAGGCGGACACTCAAGCGCTCGAGGAAGTTATTGTTACCGCACAAGGTATCAAGAAAGAAAAGCAGGCTCTAGGTTATGCGGTTTCCGAAGTAGGAAACGAGCAATTGGAGCAGCGTGCCGAGGGTGATGTCGGACGTATTCTGACAGGTAAGGCCTCCGGGGTAAACATTACTTCCCAAAGTGGTCTTTCAGGATCTGGTACAAGTATTATTATTCGTGGTTTAAGCACATTTAGTGGAAGTAACCAGCCATTGTTCATTGTTGATGGTGTACCTTTCGATAGCGGAACCAACAGTGTTGGGTCGATTGATGGGAACTCCGGTGACGACTTTATAGATGGCAACAACGGCTCCAGCCGTTTCTTGGATTTGGACCCGAACAATATTGAAAGTGTAAACGTACTTAAAGGTCTTGCTGCAGCAACATTATATGGTACGGCAGGGCGTAATGGGGTAATCTTGATTACCACTAAAAACGGTGCTGCTGGAACTGCGGCCAAGAAAAATGAGATTACCGTTTCCAGCTCTATTTTCTTCAACGAGATTGCTTCGTTGCCCGATTACCAAGATCAGTACGGTAACGGATTCGACCAAAACTTTGGATGGTTCTTTAGTAACTGGGGGCCAAGTTTTGATAGAGGTGGAATCGCTGGATGGGGAGCTCAATCCTCAATTGATGACAATGGAACATTGGCTCACCCTTATTCAACTTCTACATCTGCAATCCAAGCAGCGTTTCCAGAATTTCAAGGCGCCCGTTACGATTGGAAACCTTATGATAGCGTTGAAAAATTCTTTAGAACCGGGGTAGTTCAAACTAACTCTGTAAACGTTCGTGGAGCTTCGACCGACGGAAAAGTATCCTACAACGCTAACTTTGGGCATCTGGACGATCAAGGTTTTACCCCTGGCAACCAATTGAAAAGATATACCATAGGAATGGGGGGCAGAGCAGAACTATCAAACAAATTTACCATCTCAGGAACATTGAACTATGCCAAAACGGATTTTGAGACACCTCCTGTTGCTGCAAGTACAGGTAACAGTGTATTCGGTACAGGTTCTTCCATATTCGCAAACTTGTTCTACACTCCCCGAAGTGTAGATATCCAAGGATTGCCTTTCGAGAACCCAATTAATGGATCCAGCGTTTACTATCGTCAAAATAATAGTATACAACACCCATTGTGGACAGTAAAGAATACAAAAAACCAACAGGTTACCAATCGTATTTTCGGTAATGCTGCAATGTCGTACAATATTAACGACAACTTGAATTTAACTTATAGATTCGGGCTAGATGCATACAGTGAAAACAATACCAACTATCAAAACAAAGGTGGTGTTGGTGGTAGTGTCGCTACACAAAGTGGAATACTGCAAACTTGGAACAACACCAATACCATTAACGACCACAACCTTATACTAACTGGCCAATATGAACTATCTGAAAAAGTAGGATTCAGCTTTAATGCAGGTGCCACAACAAGGAGAGAAGTTTTTGACCAGAACGGTGTAGCTAGTTCCGGCCAACAGGTATTTGGCGTTCTTAGACACTTCAACTTTGCACTTCAAGATGAGATTCAGTTCTTCCAAGAGAGGAATATTGCAGGCGCATATGGCCAGTTGGATTTCGATTATGACAGAATGGTGTACTTAACCTTGGCAGGAAGGAACGATTGGGTATCCAACCTAGCAAGAGAAAATCGTTCTATATTCTATCCATCCGCGAGTGTTTCTGTGATTCCTACCAAAATATTCCCAGGGTTACAAACACCAGGAGGAGTTAATTACCTTAAACTTAGAGCTGGTTACGGAACTTCGGCAAACTTCCCGACAGGATATCCAGTGGCGTCCACGCTAAACCTGAACACCCAGTCATTCCAAGATGGATCTGGTGTTGATGTAGTGGGCAACACAAGTGCCAATCTTTTGGGTAATCCAAATTTGAAGCCCGAGCTTTTATCTGAGATCGAAGTAGGTATGGAATCAAGGTTCTTTAACAGCCGTTTAACGCTGGATGTATCTTACTACAGTAGAACAACCGAAGATTTGATCATCGATAGACCACTTGATCCATCTACAGGTTATACTTCCACACAAACAAACATTGGTGAGATCAAATCCGATGGTTGGGAAATTGACTTGGGAGCGGATATCTTCCGTAACGATGGCGATGGGTTCAACTGGAACATCAATGCCAACTGGACAACTTACGACTCCGAAGTTACCGACCTTGGTCTTGATACCGATATTGTTGTATATGCCGGGTTCAGTAACCTGGGTAATGCAGCCATCGTAGGAGAACAATTAGGTGTAATCGTTGGTAGTAGGATCGGCAGGACCGAAAGCGGAGAGTTTTTGGTAAATTCTGCTGGTGATTATGTAGTTGAGGAAGGTACTTTTGTAATTGGCAATCCAAACCCGGACTGGCAATTTAACGTAGCAAACACATTGAGATTTAAAAATTTCTCTTTGAATTTCTTGGTAAACTACACCCACGGCGGGGACATATACAGTCGTACTGTTTCTACCCTTTTGGGTAGAGGTCTGACCACGGATACAGAAGATCGTTTGAACACGTTCATCCTTCCAGGTGCTTTAGCGGACGGCACTCCTAACACAAGACAGATCAACAACTCAACATTCTACTTCAACAACGTTCTATTTGGACCGGATGAATTAGGTATTTACGATGCTTCGACCATCAGACTTCAGGAGTTGGGATTAACTTATGCCCTACCAAGTAAATTTTTGGACAAAACTCCTTTCGGAAGCTTGAGCTTCACGGTATCAGGACAGAACCTATGGTATAAAGCCATCAACATGCCCGATGGAACAAACTTTGATCCAAACGTTGCGGGTGTAGGTGTTGGTAACGGTGCTGGTTTTGATTACCTAAATGGACCTAGTTCTAGAAGATACGGTTTGAGCGTTAAAGCATCATTTTAATTAGAAAAAAATTGAATCATGAAAAAAATAACAAAATACTTTGGTTTTGCTCTAATGACCGCCACATTGCTCTTCTCGTGTGAGACAGTAGAATTGGACATTAGTGAAAACCCTAATCAACTCACCCCGAGTCAGGCGAATCCTGATTTCTATTTGAACGCCCTTCAAGAAACTTTTGCTCGTGTAGTGGAGGAACTTGGCGAGAATGGTGCAGAGGTGACAAGAATAGAGAATATGAATGGTAGAAATTACCAGAACAACTATTCTCCATCATCTTTCGATACGGCTTGGGAAAGAGCGTATCAAGAGGTAATAAAGAACATTCGCGACATGAATGTTCTGGCCGAAGAAGCTGAATTGACCTACCATATTGGAATGGGCCAATTCATAGAGGCTTACACAATTACCCTTTTGGTGGATTATTTTGGAGATGTACCTTATACAGAGGCCATCGCAGCTCCAGAGATCCTTAATCCACAAGTTGATGGCGGAGCAGATATTTATGCAGCTGCATTGGCCTTGGTAGACCAAGCCATTTCTAGCTTCAATGCGACACCATCTGCATTGCCTCAATACGATTTCTTTTATGACGGGGATGCCAGCCAATGGATCAAGGCCTGTAACACTTTAAAATTAAGGTTACACCTAAATCTAGGCAACACAGCTGCATTCAACTCAATAATCAGTAGTGGAAATTACATTCAAAGTACAGAAGACGACCTACAATTCCAGTGGGGCGCCAACCAGGTACAACCAGATACAAGGCATCCAAACTATTCGCAAAACTACTCCAACGAAGGTGGTGGCGACTATGCTTCTATTTGGTTGATGGATATGATGGATACAACAGGTGACCCTAGGATCAGATATTACTTCTATCGTCAGAGCGAAACTGTACCTGGTGCTCCAGGTGTAGCCCCTAACGAAGAAACCTTGGCATGTTCCCTTACCAGTGCACCTGCACATTATGTAAATGGAGGATACCCATACTGTTCTTTGCCTAATGGCTACTGGGGAAGAAATCACGGTAACGATGAAGGTATTCCACCAGATGGTCTTTTAAGGACTTCTCCCGGTGTTTACCCACAAGCAGGTAAGTATGATGACAGTACGTTCTCTGAAATTTCATTAGTTACAGGTGGACAAGGGGCAGGTGTAACACCAATGCTTTTGGCCTCTACGGTTGACTTTTGGAGAGCTGAGTTGGCCATGGCAACAAGCCCAGAGGCAGCAAGACCGTTTATGATTTCCGGTATCGAAAAATCTATCGCCAAGGTTCAAACCTTTGGTAGCTTAGACCCAGATGCCGACCTTTCTGTTGGCCCAACCGCACTCGAGATCAACGACTTTGTTTTGAACAGAGGAGCTGCTTTCGATGAAGCAGAGGGAACCGACAAATGGAACGTATTGGCGGAACAATTCTTTACTGCATTAAAAGGAAACGGCCATGATGCCTATAACTTTTATAGAAGAACAGGATTCCCTGATAACCTTGAGCCAAACATAGAGCCAGATCCAGGAGCATTCATCCGATCTTTCTTCTATCCTGCAAATGCTGCTAGTAACAATCAGTTTATAGTACAGAAATCAGGTGTTGCGAGCCAAGTATTCTGGGATACAAACCCTGCATCTCCAGCATTTCCACCTGCTAACTAAAAAAAATAACGATGAAAAAAATCAGTTTATATCTAATTTGTATTTCCCTACTCGCGCTCAATTTCTCTTGTGATACCGACGAAAAAGTAGTGGATCAGGTTTTGGAAACCTACACCTCCGGAGCCGTATTAAGAACCCTGGAAACAGTTCCAGATGACGAAGATGAAGCGTTTGATATGTTCAGGACGGAAAACTCTTTTTCTGTTACGGTTGAAGAACAAGACGAAACCGAAGGCGAACTTATCGACCGTGTTGACCTTACCGTTGACTATGTGGACAACAATAAGGACGACAACGATGTCAGTGTATCCGGTGTTGCCTATAGCACTATTCCGGCATCTGCTTTTACAGTAGGTGACAGAGGATTGCCAAGCACCAGCTTTTCATTCACCATGGAAGAGGCTTTGACCACTTTGAACATTCCATTGACCGAAGTTCTACCTGGAGATAGAATCATTATGAATCTTGAACTATTCTTCACCGATGGTAGGTCTTTTAAAGCCAGTGATGCTGCCGTTACGGTAACAGGAGGCTCGTTCTTTAGCTCACCTTTCTTGTATTCCCTATTGATCGATGATGGTATTGCTTTCGATTATGAAGTAACCACAAGCGACGAAATAGATTTATCCGAAGGTGGAGTAATCGAGGATTATGAAGCATCTATAAGTATTAAAGACGGAACCGAAGAAGTTAGTTTATTGGAAACATTGAACATTTACAGGACTTTCAGGGACTTGACCATTGGTGACGACAATGTGAATCTTTCAGAAGAAGAGGAGCTTTTTGAAACTTACACCATTGCAGACCTCGATTTAGCAGATAGTGTTAGAACTCTGGACATTTCTTATACCATCGAAGAACTTTTAGGTGAAGACTTGGAACTATCCGACCTTTCTGTTGGAGACGACTTTAAATTAAGGTATGAAATAATTACAATGGATGGCAGAATTGTTACCACCGATGAGAATGATACCGAGTACTTCTTCAGTATATCGACTTCTGAGTGCGTTCAGTTGAATGCCGACGCCCCTTATCCAGGAGAATATACAATTAACATGAAAGACGATTGGGGTGATGGCTGGAACGGTGGCTTCCTGACCGTCACTTTGGACGGCGAGGAAGTTCCAGGGTCTCCCTTCAGGGTCGAAACAGGCACTGATGCATCCGGAACATTTACAGTTCCAGATGGTGCTACATCCTTAACTCTAGTTTATACAAGTGGTGAATATGATAGTGAAAATACCTTCGAAATCATCGATCCAAATGGAAAACGAGCCGCCAGTGAAGGACCATTTGAAAATAGTCTAGAAATTTACACCCTAGAAATTGAACTAAAAGTTTGTGAATAATTTTTTTTGAATATAGTTCCTAATTACTTCAAAGGTCACCCTTACAGGTGGCCTTTGTTCCTTTAATACCTTTCCCCTACTAATTTAAGATTACTTCAACCCAATAAACCCTTTAAAAACGAAAAGCACATAATTACACAATCATAAATCATTATATGGGAAAACTATTAATAAAAATAAGTTATAATCCCAAATTATCTTATTTTAGAATTCCACATAAATCAAAGAACGAACTGATATCGAATGACATACTAAACCCTAATTAATGAAATATTCAATTTTTACCGTATTTATCGCATTAACTTTTAACGGATTTGCACAACTGTCCTCCGCTCCCACCACTGAACAGGGAATGTTCGACGCAGCAAGAGGAGGAAGTCCCCAATTGAACCTGGTAATGATGGAGCTAAGAAACAAGAAAAGTTCCTTTAATGAAAACTCCAATATTTTGGGCTCTCCGTACTACACCAAAAACTTTGTCCGAAGCAAAGTTTTTTATGATGGTGAATTTACAGGCGAATTTATGGTTCGCTACAATGCGTTCAACAACGAGTTCGAAATAAAGGAAAGTGCCCAAGAGGACAAACCGTTAAAATCTTTTTTACCGGACAAAAAAATAGAAGTGCTCTATGGTAGCAAAATGATGAAGTTCTCCACCTTTATCAACAGGAAAAAAGAAACTAAAAACGGCTACTTGGCAACCATTTGGGAAGGTGAAAAATACAAGCTCTACCACAAACTATCCGTAAAGTTCACCGAAGGAAGATCAGCCGTAAATTCCATGGTACAAAGTACACCGAGCAGATTTACCCATTTTTCAGAATATTATTTTCAAAAGAAAGGGGTAAACCGAATCGATGAGGTCGATACCCGAAAAGGAAAATTTTTGAAACTATTTACACCGGATCAAAGAAAAACAATAAACGAAATCTTAAAAACCGAAAAAACCGATTTAAACGACGAGAACGACTTAAAACTGTTTTTTCAAAAAATAGACGCCTTATGAAACCTATAGCACTTAT
It includes:
- a CDS encoding SusC/RagA family TonB-linked outer membrane protein, whose amino-acid sequence is MRTKLNGLLTLLLAFVVHISYAQDKTITGTVTDGDGLPLPGVNIVVEGTSTGTQTDFDGNYAISASEGQTLLFTYIGQRPATRTVGASSVINVQMEADTQALEEVIVTAQGIKKEKQALGYAVSEVGNEQLEQRAEGDVGRILTGKASGVNITSQSGLSGSGTSIIIRGLSTFSGSNQPLFIVDGVPFDSGTNSVGSIDGNSGDDFIDGNNGSSRFLDLDPNNIESVNVLKGLAAATLYGTAGRNGVILITTKNGAAGTAAKKNEITVSSSIFFNEIASLPDYQDQYGNGFDQNFGWFFSNWGPSFDRGGIAGWGAQSSIDDNGTLAHPYSTSTSAIQAAFPEFQGARYDWKPYDSVEKFFRTGVVQTNSVNVRGASTDGKVSYNANFGHLDDQGFTPGNQLKRYTIGMGGRAELSNKFTISGTLNYAKTDFETPPVAASTGNSVFGTGSSIFANLFYTPRSVDIQGLPFENPINGSSVYYRQNNSIQHPLWTVKNTKNQQVTNRIFGNAAMSYNINDNLNLTYRFGLDAYSENNTNYQNKGGVGGSVATQSGILQTWNNTNTINDHNLILTGQYELSEKVGFSFNAGATTRREVFDQNGVASSGQQVFGVLRHFNFALQDEIQFFQERNIAGAYGQLDFDYDRMVYLTLAGRNDWVSNLARENRSIFYPSASVSVIPTKIFPGLQTPGGVNYLKLRAGYGTSANFPTGYPVASTLNLNTQSFQDGSGVDVVGNTSANLLGNPNLKPELLSEIEVGMESRFFNSRLTLDVSYYSRTTEDLIIDRPLDPSTGYTSTQTNIGEIKSDGWEIDLGADIFRNDGDGFNWNINANWTTYDSEVTDLGLDTDIVVYAGFSNLGNAAIVGEQLGVIVGSRIGRTESGEFLVNSAGDYVVEEGTFVIGNPNPDWQFNVANTLRFKNFSLNFLVNYTHGGDIYSRTVSTLLGRGLTTDTEDRLNTFILPGALADGTPNTRQINNSTFYFNNVLFGPDELGIYDASTIRLQELGLTYALPSKFLDKTPFGSLSFTVSGQNLWYKAINMPDGTNFDPNVAGVGVGNGAGFDYLNGPSSRRYGLSVKASF
- a CDS encoding SusD/RagB family nutrient-binding outer membrane lipoprotein; protein product: MKKITKYFGFALMTATLLFSCETVELDISENPNQLTPSQANPDFYLNALQETFARVVEELGENGAEVTRIENMNGRNYQNNYSPSSFDTAWERAYQEVIKNIRDMNVLAEEAELTYHIGMGQFIEAYTITLLVDYFGDVPYTEAIAAPEILNPQVDGGADIYAAALALVDQAISSFNATPSALPQYDFFYDGDASQWIKACNTLKLRLHLNLGNTAAFNSIISSGNYIQSTEDDLQFQWGANQVQPDTRHPNYSQNYSNEGGGDYASIWLMDMMDTTGDPRIRYYFYRQSETVPGAPGVAPNEETLACSLTSAPAHYVNGGYPYCSLPNGYWGRNHGNDEGIPPDGLLRTSPGVYPQAGKYDDSTFSEISLVTGGQGAGVTPMLLASTVDFWRAELAMATSPEAARPFMISGIEKSIAKVQTFGSLDPDADLSVGPTALEINDFVLNRGAAFDEAEGTDKWNVLAEQFFTALKGNGHDAYNFYRRTGFPDNLEPNIEPDPGAFIRSFFYPANAASNNQFIVQKSGVASQVFWDTNPASPAFPPAN
- the rpsG gene encoding 30S ribosomal protein S7 — protein: MRKKQAKKRPLLPDPKFNDQLVTRFVNMMMWDGKKSIAFKIFYDAIEIVDEKNTDEEKTGLELWKDALSNVMPHVEVRSRRVGGATFQIPMQIRPDRKISTAMKWLISFSRKRNEKSMAQKLAAEILAAAKEEGAAVKKRVDTHKMAEANKAFSHFRF
- the rpsJ gene encoding 30S ribosomal protein S10, translated to MSQKIRIKLKSYDHNLVDKSAEKIVKTVKTTGAVVTGPIPLPTRKKIFTVLRSPHVNKKSREQFQLSSYKRLLDIYSSSSKTIDALMKLELPSGVEVEIKV
- the rpsL gene encoding 30S ribosomal protein S12; translation: MPTISQLVRKGRATITKKSKSAALDSCPQRRGVCTRVYTTTPKKPNSAMRKVARVRLTNGKEVNAYIPGEGHNLQEHSIVLVRGGRVKDLPGVRYHIVRGALDTAGVAGRTQRRSKYGAKRPKN
- the fusA gene encoding elongation factor G, yielding MGRDLKYTRNIGIAAHIDAGKTTTTERILFYTGVSHKIGEVHDGAATMDWMEQEQERGITITSAATTCTWKFPMENAQTLPDTKDYHFNIIDTPGHVDFTVEVNRSLRVLDGLVFLFSAVDGVEPQSETNWRLADNYKVPRIGFVNKMDRQGSNFLNVCKQVREMLGSNAVPIVLPIGEEADFKGIVDLAKNRAVVWHEDNFGSTFDVVDIPAEMQEEVREYRAALIEAVAEYDEELMEKFFEDEDSITEEEVHAALRAAVMDRAIIPMVCGSSFKNKGVQFLLDAVCRYLPSPLDKDDIVGVNPDTGKEVTRKPDPKEPFAALAFKIATDPFVGRLAFFRAYSGRLDAGSYILNNRSGKKERISRIYQMHSNKQNSIDYIEAGDIGAAVGFKDIKTGDTMSAENAPIVLESMDFPDPVIGIAVEPKTKADVDKLGMALAKLAEEDPTFQVKTDEASGQTIISGMGELHLDIICDRLKREFKVDVNQGQPQVEYKEAITGTADHRETYKKQTGGRGKFADIVFTMEPAEEGKSGLEFVNEIKGGNIPKEFVPSVEKGFKEAMKNGPLAGFEMDSMKITLKDGSFHPVDSDQLSFELAAKLGYKEAAKKAKAVIMEPIMKLEVLTPEENMGDIVGDLNRRRGQVNNMSDRAGAKVIKAEVPLSEMFGYVTSLRTLSSGRATSTMEFSHYADTPSNIAEEVVKAAKGVTA